The proteins below come from a single Argentina anserina chromosome 1, drPotAnse1.1, whole genome shotgun sequence genomic window:
- the LOC126784198 gene encoding kinesin-like protein KIN-4A isoform X4, producing the protein MEASENCSVKVALHIRPLIGDERSQGCKECVTVTPGKPQIQIGTHSFTFDHVYGSTGAPSSAMFEECISPLIDGLFQGYNATVLAYGQTGSGKTYTMGTGSGDGCQTGLIPKVMNALFSKIDYLKHQTEFQLQVSFIEILKEEVRDLLDSVSLSKLDAANGHAAKMNTHGRHPLQIRETSNGAITLAGLTEVAVSSSQEMAACLAQGSLSRATASTNMNNQSSRSHAIFTITLEQLRKIHSTFPGNDTPDEDMGEEYFCAKFHLVDLAGSERAKRTGTDGHRLKEGIHINKGLLALGNVISALGDEKKRKEGMHVPYRDSKLTRLLQDSLGGNSKTVMIACISPADINGEESLNTLKYANRARNIQNKPIVNRDVISNEMQKMKEQLKLLQAELCTRGGGAQFDEVPVLKERIAWLEARNEDLCRELDRYRSRCAVMQPCDADMQEGDACSTKSDGLKRGFQSIDSSDYQMGEISSGENSGKINEVTKEWEHQRLQNSLDIELNDLNKRLEQKESEMRLFGGLDTVALKQHFGKKIMELEKEKRIVQQERDRLLTEVESLASSNSDGQGQKLKDVHAQKLKTLETQISDLKKKQENQVQLLREKQKSDEAAKRLQAEIQYIKSQKVHLQHRIKQEAEKFRQWKASREKELLQLKKEGRRNDFERHKLEALNQQQKMVLQRKAEEATNATKRLKQLLEARKSVIRDNSAYSNGHSPANSNGHTSASQGTERSLQRWLDHELDVMVHVHEVRHEYEKQQQLRAALEKELAMFKQANQLSSEGQGAQIGKSVPSRVLSMSHNARMARIASLENMLSMSSNALMVMATQLSEAEERDRSLSGRGRWNQVRSMGDAKNLLQYIFNSAAETRCQLWEKKMEIKDMEDQLNELVHLLRKSELQRKELVKEQKLTEQAVAVALSTPPVSGNLRTSLKYFADDMGGHLSPISLPAPKQLKFTPGVVSSSVQESATFLNQTRKLVPVGQLSMKKLATMGQAGKLRRWKRSHHQWLLQFKWKWQKPWKLSEWIKHSDETLIRSRSRPKAH; encoded by the exons ATGGAAGCCTCAGAGAATTGTAGTGTTAAGGTAGCTCTTCATATTCGACCGCTTATTGGAGATGAACGCAGTCAGGGTTGTAAGGAATGCGTTACTGTTACACCCGGAAAGCCTCAG ATACAAATCGGGACACATTCCTTTACATTTGATCATGTCTATGGAAGCACGGGAGCTCCATCATCTGCCATGTTTGAGGAGTGCATTTCTCCACTCATTGATGGTTTATTCCAGGGATACAATGCAACTGTGCTCGCTTACGGTCAG ACAGGCTCCGGAAAGACATATACGATGGGAACTGGCTCTGGAGATGGCTGTCAGACTGGGTTGATTCCTAAAGTTATGAATGCACTGTTCAGCAAGATTGATTATTTGAAGCATCAAACAGAATTCCAGTTGCAAGTATCTTTTATTGAG ATTCTGAAGGAAGAAGTCAGGGACTTGTTGGATTCTGTATCTTTGAGTAAATTGGATGCAGCAAATGGACATGCTGCCAAAATGAACACCCATGGAAGACATCCATTACAAATTCGTGAAACATCAAATGGAGCGATAACACTAGCAGGATTAACTGAAGTTGCTGTTTCTTCATCACAAGAAATGGCTGCTTGCCTGGCACAAGGATCATTAAGCAGAGCAACGGCGAGTacaaatatgaacaaccaaTCTAG TCGGTCACATGCCATCTTCACAATCACATTGGAACAACTGCGAAAAATCCATTCAACTTTTCCTGGAAATGACACTCCAGATGAGGATATGGGTGAAGAGTATTTCTGTGCCAAGTTCCATTTGGTTGATCTTGCTGGATCAGAGCGAGCCAAAAGAACAGGGACTGATGGTCATCGTCTTAAAGAAG GTATACATATAAACAAGGGACTTCTTGCACTTGGTAATGTCATCAGTGCATTGGGAGATGAGAAAAAGAGGAAAGAGGGCATGCATGTCCCTTACCGAGACAGTAAACTCACTCGGCTCTTGCAG GATTCACTTGGTGGAAACAGCAAAACAGTCATGATAG CTTGCATCAGTCCTGCTGATATCAATGGGGAGGAAAGTCTCAATACTCTTAAGTATGCAAATCGTGCTCGTAATATCCAGAACAAGCCTATT GTTAACAGAGATGTGATATCCAATGAGATGCAGAAAATGAAAGAGCAGCTAAAGTTATTGCAGGCAGAGCTATGCACTCGTGGTGGAGGAGCTCAATTTGATGAAGTGCCG GTTCTAAAGGAAAGGATTGCTTGGCTTGAGGCCAGGAATGAAGATCTTTGTCGAGAACTTGATAGATATCGGAGCAGATGTGCTGTTATGCAACCATGTGATGCAGATATGCAA GAAGGCGACGCTTGTTCCACAAAAAGTGATGGACTTAAGAGGGGTTTCCAGAGTATTGACTCATCTGACTATCAGATGGGTGAAATTTCATCAG GTGAAAATTCCGGAAAAATTAATGAAGTCACGAAAGAATGGGAGCATCAACGTCTGCAGAATAGTTTGGATATTGAGTTGAATGACTTAAACAAACGTTTGGAGCAAAAAGAG TCTGAGATGAGACTTTTTGGAGGACTTGACACTGTGGCACTGAAGCAGCACTTTGGAAAGAAAATCATGGAACttgagaaagagaaaagaattGTGCAG CAAGAGAGGGATCGCTTGTTAACTGAAGTTGAGAGCCTTGCCTCTTCTAACTCTGACGGACAAGGacaaaaattgaaagatgTGCATgcacaaaaattaaaaactcttgaaaCACAG ATTTCAGATCTTaagaagaaacaagaaaaccaGGTTCAACTTTTAagggaaaaacaaaaaagtgaTGAAGCAGCAAAGAGACTGCAAGCTGAAATACAGTATATCAAATCTCAGAAG GTTCACTTGCAGCATAGAATTAAACAAGAGGCAGAAAAGTTTCGACAATGGAAGGCTTCTCGTGAGAAGGAATTACTACAG ctaaaaaaagaaggaaggaGAAATGATTTTGAACGGCATAAACTTGAAGCTTTGAATCAGCAACAGAAAATG GTACTTCAAAGAAAGGCAGaagaggcaacaaatgccaccAAGCGGCTTAAACAATTGTTGGAAGCACGCAAATCTGTTATACGTGACAACTCAG CTTACTCCAATGGACATTCCCCAGCCAACTCCAATGGGCATACTTCAGCTAGCCAG GGAACTGAAAGATCTTTACAACGGTGGCTTGATCATGAGCTAGACGTCATGGTGCACGTGCACGAAGTTCGTCATGAATATGAGAAGCAACAGCAATT ACGAGCTGCACTGGAAAAAGAGTTGGCTATGTTTAAACAAGCGAATCAGCTTTCTTCAGAAGGGCAGGGTGCCCAAATAGGAAAGAGTGTACCTTCCAG AGTGTTGTCCATGTCACACAATGCACGGATGGCAAGAATAGCTTCACTCGAGAACATGCTGAGCATGTCTTCAAATGCTCTCATGGTGATGGCTACACAGCTGTCTGAGGCAGAAGAACGGGACCGGAGTTTAAGTGGTCGTGGACGGTGGAACCAAGTGCGTTCAATGGGTGATGCTAAGAACTTgcttcaatatatatttaacagCGCTGCAGAAACAAG ATGCCAGTTGTGGGAGAAGAAAATGGAAATCAAGGACATGGAAGATCAACTCAATGAGCTTGTACATCTACTTAGGAAAAGCGAATTACAGAGAAAGGAGCTTGTGAAGGAACAAAAGTTGACAGAACAAGCTGTTGCTGTTGCTTTAAGTACACCCCCAGTTTCG GGAAATCTACGCACTTCATTAAAGTACTTTGCGGATGACATGGGTGGACATTTGTCTCCAATATCACTTCCGGCACCAAAGCAGCTCAAATTTACACCAGGAGTAGTAAGCAGTTCAGTTCAAGAGTCGGCAACATTTCTAAACCAGACACGAAAG CTGGTACCAGTCGGGCAACTGTCAATGAAGAAACTAGCAACAATGGGGCAAGCTGGGAAACTTCGGAGATGGAAGAGAAGTCACCATCAGTGGCTGCTACAGTTCAAATGGAAGTGGCAGAAGCCTTGGAAACTCTCAGAATGGATCAAGCACAGCGATGAGACACTAATTAGATCAAGGTCTCGCCCCAAGGCTCACTAA